A region from the Corylus avellana chromosome ca7, CavTom2PMs-1.0 genome encodes:
- the LOC132187149 gene encoding UDP-xylose transporter 3-like: protein MGEGERFQLGTVGALTLSVVSSVSIVICNKALISSLGFHFATTLTSWHLLVTFCSLHVALKVKLFEHKPFDRKAVMGFGILNGISIGLLNLSLGFNSVGFYQMTKLAIIPCTVFLETLFFGKRFSRSIQFSLIILLLGVGIATVTDLQLNALGSVLSLLAIVTTCVAQIMTNTIQKNFKVSSTQLLYQSSPYQAGTLLISGPFLDAFLTNQNVFAFKYTTQVLVFIILSCLISVSVNFSTFLVIGKTSPVTYQVLGHLKTCLVLAFGYVLLHDPFSWRNILGILIALIGMVLYSYFCTRESQQKTTEAAAQSIQIVEGESDPLLNAENGKGGSTDAVVPKAPVWKSNKDLDA, encoded by the exons atggGTGAGGGTGAGCGGTTTCAGCTGGGGACAGTTGGGGCGTTGACCCTGTCGGTAGTTTCATCAGTGTCCATCGTGATCTGCAACAAGGCTTTAATCAGCTCATTGGGTTTCCATTTCG CTACAACTTTGACAAGCTGGCATCTTCTAGTCACCTTTTGTTCTCTTCATGTGGCTTTAAAGGTGAAATTGTTTGAACACAAACCTTTTGATCGAAAAGCTGTAATGGGCTTTGGTATTCTAAATGGGATCTCCATTGGACTTTTGAATTTGAGCCTAGGTTTCAATTCTGTTGGATTTTATCAG ATGACCAAGCTGGCAATCATCCCTTGCACTGTTTTCTTGGAGACCCTTTTCTTTGGGAAGAGATTCAG TAGGAGTATTCAATTTTCACTCATTATCCTCCTTCTGGGTGTTGGGATTGCAACAGTCACTGATTTGCAACTCAATGCTCTGGGTTCTGTCTTATCTCTCCTTGCAATTGTTACAACATGTGTGGCTCAAATT ATGACCAATACCATCCAGAAGAATTTTAAGGTTTCTTCAACCCAACTTCTATATCAATCTTCTCCATATCAAGCAGGCACCTTGTTGATCTCTGGCCCATTTTTGGATGCGTTTTTGACTAATCAAAATGTATTTGCATTCAAATATACAACTCAAGTACTg GTGTTCATCATTCTATCTTGCCTGATATCTGTCTCTGTAAATTTTAGCACATTTCTCGTAATTGGAAAGACATCTCCAGTCACCTATCAGGTTCTTGGACATTTGAAGACATGCCTGGTGTTGGCATTTGGTTATGTCTTGCTTCATGACCCATTTAGCTGGAGGAATATTTTAGGGATTTTGATTGCATTAATTGGGATGGTCCTATATTCTTATTTTTGCACTCGTGAGAGTCAGCAAAAAACTACTGAAGCAGCAGCACAATCAATTCAG ATAGTGGAAGGTGAATCTGATCCTCTGCTGAATGCTGAAAATGGTAAAGGTGGATCAACTGATGCTGTTGTCCCAAAAGCCCCTGTATGGAAGTCAAACAAAGATTTGGATGCATGA
- the LOC132187775 gene encoding protein DETOXIFICATION 53-like: MSILNKCLTTHRILQTLIQECSHVNIFELPNIVIDLMQVAEELISLCKIACPIVVSSLLLYPKSIISMLFLGHLGNTELAGGSLSIGFANITGYSVLKGLAMGMEPICCQAYGAKKWEVLCQTYKRTLCLLFLAVIPISLLWLNMEPILIWLGQDRNITSVAKVYITYSLPDLLAQALLHPLRIFLRTQSLTKPLTVSAVCAMILHLPINYCLVTYLNMGTKGVALASAWTTLNLYVGLLVYLFQSRTALKPWDGKAKSLCSQGWQPLLALAVPSVLAVCLEWWWYEIMLLLCGLLSDPQASVAAMGVLIQTTGLIYVFPHSLSLGLTTCVGHELGAGQPARARRTTIIGLIVAVVCSLLAFAFTVAVRDEWGKLFTREPHVLALTSIALPILGFCELGNCPQTAACGILIGSARAKVGACINFGSFYLIGLPVAALMSFRLKMGFMGLWFGLAAAQISCLCMMIYTLVSTDWKHQAKRAKELTQATESDHNDLEANLLS; the protein is encoded by the coding sequence ATGTCAATTTTGAACAAATGCCTTACAACCCATCGCATTTTGCAAACTTTAATCCAAGAGTGCTCACATGTCAACATTTTTGAGTTACCTAATATTGTGATTGACTTAATGCAGGTAGCAGAGGAGCTGATATCACTTTGTAAAATTGCATGCCCCATAGTAGTATCAAGCCTGCTTTTATACCCCAAGTCGATCATCTCTATGTTATTCTTGGGACATCTTGGGAACACTGAGTTAGCTGGGGGCTCACTTTCAATTGGATTTGCCAATATCACAGGCTACTCTGTTCTGAAAGGCCTGGCCATGGGGATGGAACCAATATGTTGTCAAGCTTATGGAGCCAAAAAATGGGAAGTTCTCTGCCAAACATATAAAAGGACTCTCTGTCTCCTCTTTCTTGCAGTGATTCCGATTTCTCTATTGTGGTTAAACATGGAGCCCATCCTTATATGGTTAGGTCAGGATCGAAACATTACATCTGTGGCCAAGGTTTATATAACATATTCCCTTCCTGATTTGCTAGCCCAAGCTCTCCTCCATCCCTTAAGGATCTTCTTAAGGACACAAAGTCTAACCAAACCCCTCACTGTATCTGCTGTTTGTGCCATGATTCTCCATCTCCCTATCAATTACTGCCTTGTAACATATCTAAATATGGGGACGAAGGGTGTTGCTCTAGCCTCAGCCTGGACTACCTTAAACTTGTACGTTGGTTTGCTAGTATACCTTTTCCAATCAAGGACAGCACTAAAACCTTGGGATGGGAAAGCAAAAAGTTTATGCTCTCAAGGCTGGCAACCATTGCTAGCCCTTGCGGTGCCAAGTGTACTCGCTGTCTGTTTGGAGTGGTGGTGGTATGAAATAATGCTGCTACTGTGTGGCCTACTTAGTGATCCACAGGCAAGCGTGGCTGCAATGGGAGTCCTGATACAAACAACAGGATTGATCTATGTGTTTCCGCACTCTCTTAGCTTGGGTTTAACAACGTGTGTTGGCCACGAGTTGGGGGCTGGGCAGCCTGCACGGGCGCGGCGGACAACCATAATTGGACTCATTGTGGCAGTTGTCTGCAGCCTTCTGGCTTTCGCTTTCACAGTTGCAGTGAGGGATGAGTGGGGCAAGCTGTTTACACGTGAACCACATGTACTTGCTTTAACATCAATCGCCCTTCCCATATTAGGCTTTTGTGAGCTAGGTAATTGTCCCCAGACAGCTGCATGTGGAATCCTCATAGGCTCTGCACGGGCAAAGGTGGGTGCTTGTATTAATTTTGGCTCTTTCTACCTAATTGGTTTGCCAGTTGCAGCTCTCATGAGTTTTAGACTCAAGATGGGCTTTATGGGGTTGTGGTTTGGTCTTGCAGCAGCTCAGATTTCATGCTTGTGCATGATGATCTATACTTTGGTTTCAACTGATTGGAAGCACCAAGCTAAGAGGGCCAAGGAACTCACTCAGGCCACTGAAAGTGACCATAATGATTTGGAAGCCAATCTCCTTAGCTGA